The following are from one region of the Meiothermus sp. Pnk-1 genome:
- a CDS encoding stage II sporulation protein M, whose protein sequence is MTLFTCLAVMAVLILGTFPALAQGAALEQARQAVRDWQAGKYNTDPAQAIGKPLDEQLRILERALAFSPVPGGLEINLDQPELAQNPDGTTVVRFPAAVGGQGGNVQVSLRGDRVVGIGWVSDASLIPAWTSSPLAWWAFLGLSLLWLALLFLPGRLRGLWQEGWALVRQYGRLYLGINIGLYGLFVLGSFTAYASPQVAMLVQKLVGGALQQVGLGGLLTAGPLEVALIIFFWNFTRGLLLTTALPALALGIPALLLNGLRYFFFGLALSPALFPAGRYLFHVPTLLIELQAYILVTFGGMVLLSKVLRREGYGAGFRALALTVYLGAFFLVVGAFYESYSLIYLMR, encoded by the coding sequence TTGACCCTCTTCACCTGCTTAGCCGTCATGGCCGTGCTGATCTTGGGTACGTTCCCCGCCCTGGCCCAGGGGGCCGCCCTCGAGCAGGCCCGCCAGGCGGTGCGGGACTGGCAGGCCGGCAAATACAACACCGATCCGGCCCAGGCCATCGGCAAGCCGCTGGACGAACAGCTCAGGATCCTCGAGCGGGCCTTGGCCTTCTCCCCGGTACCGGGAGGGCTCGAGATCAACCTCGACCAACCCGAGCTTGCCCAAAACCCCGACGGCACCACGGTGGTCCGCTTCCCCGCCGCCGTGGGGGGGCAGGGGGGCAACGTACAGGTCTCGCTGCGGGGGGACCGGGTGGTTGGGATTGGCTGGGTCTCGGACGCCAGCCTGATCCCCGCTTGGACCTCGAGCCCGCTGGCCTGGTGGGCCTTCCTAGGGCTTTCCCTGCTGTGGCTGGCGCTACTGTTTTTGCCTGGCAGGCTGCGTGGCCTGTGGCAGGAGGGCTGGGCCTTGGTGCGGCAGTACGGCAGGCTCTATCTGGGCATCAACATAGGGCTGTATGGCCTTTTCGTGCTGGGCTCCTTCACCGCCTACGCCTCCCCCCAGGTGGCCATGCTGGTGCAAAAGTTGGTCGGGGGGGCTTTGCAACAGGTGGGCCTGGGCGGGCTGCTCACGGCGGGGCCGCTCGAGGTCGCCCTGATCATCTTTTTCTGGAACTTCACCCGGGGTCTTTTGCTCACCACGGCCCTTCCGGCGCTGGCTTTGGGTATCCCGGCGCTGCTGCTCAACGGCCTGCGCTATTTCTTCTTCGGCCTGGCCTTGTCCCCCGCGCTCTTTCCCGCGGGCCGTTATCTCTTCCACGTCCCCACCCTGCTCATCGAACTGCAGGCGTATATCCTGGTGACGTTTGGCGGAATGGTGCTGCTTTCCAAGGTGCTGCGGCGCGAGGGGTATGGGGCGGGCTTCCGGGCCCTGGCGCTCACCGTCTACCTGGGGGCTTTCTTCTTGGTAGTGGGGGCTTTCTACGAGTCGTATTCGCTGATTTACCTGATGCGCTGA
- the pyrE gene encoding orotate phosphoribosyltransferase produces the protein MDVLQMYRETGALLEGHFLLRSGRHSPMFLQSTTLLQHPLYAEAVGEGIAGLFEDLEVDFVIGPAMGGVVLAFVTAKYLGGRALFAEKEPQGGMYVREGLTIHPGEKFLAVEDVITTGGSLKRAIAAARARGAECVAVGAIVDRSGGQADFGVPLRALTALEFPTYDAADCPLCRAGVPLQEV, from the coding sequence GTGGACGTTCTGCAGATGTACCGCGAGACCGGAGCCCTGCTCGAGGGCCACTTTCTCTTACGTTCAGGCCGCCACTCCCCCATGTTCTTGCAATCCACCACCCTCCTGCAGCACCCGCTGTATGCCGAGGCGGTGGGGGAGGGAATCGCCGGGCTATTCGAGGATCTGGAGGTGGATTTCGTGATCGGCCCGGCCATGGGCGGGGTGGTGTTGGCTTTCGTCACCGCCAAGTACCTGGGAGGTCGGGCCCTCTTTGCCGAGAAGGAACCCCAGGGTGGAATGTACGTGCGCGAGGGGCTCACCATCCATCCGGGCGAGAAGTTTTTGGCTGTCGAGGATGTGATCACCACCGGAGGTTCGCTAAAGCGGGCCATAGCGGCGGCTAGGGCCAGGGGGGCAGAGTGCGTCGCGGTAGGCGCGATTGTGGACCGGAGCGGGGGCCAAGCCGACTTCGGCGTGCCCTTGCGGGCCCTCACCGCCCTCGAGTTCCCCACATATGACGCGGCGGACTGTCCCTTGTGCCGGGCCGGGGTACCCTTGCAGGAAGTGTGA